A DNA window from archaeon BMS3Bbin15 contains the following coding sequences:
- a CDS encoding mttA/Hcf106 family protein, whose amino-acid sequence MIGDTEILVIGAVVFLLFGADSLHKLVKAAGKMKKEISEIKDEVKR is encoded by the coding sequence ATGATAGGTGATACTGAAATCCTGGTAATTGGCGCAGTAGTTTTTCTACTATTCGGCGCAGATTCTCTTCACAAACTTGTCAAAGCAGCAGGTAAGATGAAAAAAGAAATCAGTGAAATTAAGGATGAAGTTAAGAGGTAG
- a CDS encoding cell division control protein 6: MLEFESVSSVSQALYRRNIMSGSYAHTPLSIFRRREVFEEAHVPEEFLYREKELEEIASCIRPLLQGVQGNTMKIYGEPATGKTTSIKKIFAQVPESNIACVYVNAMLRQSAYTILGEIAMNLGGQNAMPDKSTGTVKLVDIIMRLLIKNGRSIVLCIDEYSYLSPRDIEAVIAPFLRPWEFGKVSKGLKSSVLLISTSVTNPSIRSSVINSIGPHTLQFKPYSFEQKYDILYHRAEAGFGKNVVEDVALEIMAGINVRWGIQTLKLTGEIADTTGETKITGDIASRALNRLEGGMNANSVLNSTEKVILHEISQRGKMFAGEIYSFSLDKLGLKKTRTYEILKRLLKLGILEATEHNHRGRTRIFKPVQESGLNGMS; the protein is encoded by the coding sequence ATGTTAGAATTTGAATCAGTCTCAAGCGTAAGTCAGGCATTATACAGGAGGAATATTATGAGTGGTAGTTATGCACATACTCCTCTATCTATATTCAGAAGGAGGGAGGTTTTTGAAGAAGCACATGTCCCTGAAGAGTTTCTGTATAGGGAAAAGGAACTTGAGGAGATTGCATCCTGCATACGACCTTTGCTCCAGGGAGTTCAGGGAAATACCATGAAAATTTATGGCGAACCTGCTACTGGGAAAACAACAAGTATAAAAAAGATATTTGCACAGGTCCCAGAATCAAATATAGCATGTGTCTATGTCAATGCCATGTTGAGACAGTCTGCCTATACTATTCTTGGGGAAATAGCAATGAATTTAGGGGGGCAGAACGCTATGCCTGACAAGTCAACTGGTACTGTCAAGCTGGTAGACATTATAATGAGGCTGTTGATAAAAAATGGACGTTCTATAGTGCTGTGTATAGATGAATACTCTTACCTGTCTCCCAGGGATATTGAAGCGGTAATCGCACCCTTCCTCCGTCCATGGGAATTTGGGAAAGTATCAAAGGGCTTAAAGTCTTCTGTTTTATTAATATCCACTTCTGTGACTAACCCATCTATACGGTCCTCTGTAATTAACAGTATAGGTCCTCACACCTTGCAGTTTAAGCCATATTCTTTTGAGCAGAAATATGATATCCTGTATCACAGGGCTGAAGCAGGCTTCGGTAAAAATGTTGTAGAGGATGTTGCACTGGAGATTATGGCTGGTATTAATGTGAGATGGGGGATTCAAACATTGAAACTCACAGGTGAAATTGCCGATACCACCGGTGAAACAAAGATAACTGGTGATATAGCATCCAGAGCTCTAAATAGGTTGGAGGGTGGAATGAACGCCAATAGTGTTTTAAACAGTACTGAAAAGGTAATTCTACATGAAATTTCTCAAAGGGGAAAAATGTTTGCAGGAGAGATATACAGCTTTTCTTTAGATAAACTCGGCCTGAAAAAAACACGGACATACGAAATTCTAAAGAGGCTATTGAAACTGGGTATTTTAGAAGCAACAGAACACAATCATAGAGGGAGAACACGTATATTCAAGCCAGTGCAAGAGAGTGGTTTAAATGGAATGTCCTGA
- a CDS encoding DNA-directed RNA polymerase subunit H: protein MTRKLEISKHNLVPQHEILSEEEARMLLDKLNISRGQLPKIYKNDPMVKKIKATAGEILRVTRKSNTAGESYYYRVVIEP from the coding sequence ATGACAAGAAAGTTAGAGATATCGAAACACAACCTTGTTCCACAACATGAGATTCTTTCAGAAGAAGAAGCCAGGATGCTTCTTGATAAACTCAATATAAGTAGAGGCCAGCTTCCAAAGATATATAAGAACGACCCGATGGTCAAGAAAATAAAGGCCACTGCGGGTGAGATACTCAGAGTAACAAGGAAGAGTAATACAGCTGGGGAGAGCTATTATTACAGAGTTGTTATTGAACCTTAA
- the rpoB_1 gene encoding DNA-directed RNA polymerase subunit beta, which yields MLDRKPILRSFLKKREIVRQHIDSYNDFIVNRLQQIVDENKMIETDVGVEVQLGEIRVEPAEVIEADGSHNRITPNQARLRNLSYFSPVHLQMKLKRPDREGDFEEVKIGMIPTMIKSKICNLYSKNTEELLDIGEDPLDPGGYFIVNGSERVLVTIEDLAPNKIMLEKNERSSKVTEVAKVFSKRGGFRALVNVHRDKDALIGVSFPSIPGDIPIIVLMYALGMGSHQEIINTITDDPQLMDDILINIEEFAHVTDTEKAMEFIGKKVAPGQTKEYRLKRAEDALNRYLLPHIGIIPEDRLKKAHYLGRMVVRILELSAGTREVDDKDHYANKRLALAGDLMEDLFRVAFYNLLRDVKYQLERAVVRGKEPFVKTAVRSDVLTERIRHALATGNWVGGRAGVSQLLDRTNYLSVVSHLRRVVSPLSRSQPHFEARDLHPTQFGRICPSETPEGPNCGLVKNLALVCEFSTGLPEDELEPVLYRMGVTKIEKAGGT from the coding sequence TTGCTGGATAGAAAGCCAATTTTAAGGTCTTTTTTGAAGAAACGTGAAATTGTAAGGCAACATATTGATTCTTACAACGATTTTATTGTGAATAGATTGCAACAGATTGTTGATGAGAATAAGATGATTGAGACAGATGTAGGTGTTGAAGTACAACTGGGTGAAATTAGAGTTGAACCTGCCGAGGTGATAGAAGCTGATGGCTCACATAACAGAATAACCCCAAATCAAGCCAGACTCAGGAATCTCAGCTACTTCTCTCCTGTTCATCTTCAGATGAAGCTCAAGAGGCCAGATAGGGAAGGTGATTTCGAGGAAGTAAAGATAGGCATGATTCCAACAATGATAAAATCAAAGATATGCAATCTTTACAGCAAGAACACTGAAGAACTTCTCGATATAGGTGAGGACCCTCTTGACCCTGGTGGCTATTTCATAGTTAATGGCTCAGAGAGAGTTCTTGTCACAATAGAGGACCTTGCTCCGAATAAAATAATGCTGGAGAAGAATGAGAGGTCATCCAAAGTGACCGAAGTCGCCAAGGTTTTTTCAAAGAGAGGTGGTTTCAGGGCTCTTGTCAATGTACACAGAGATAAAGACGCCTTAATAGGAGTAAGCTTCCCATCTATACCGGGGGATATTCCCATAATCGTTTTAATGTATGCCCTGGGTATGGGAAGTCATCAGGAGATTATAAACACAATTACAGATGACCCTCAACTAATGGATGATATCCTTATAAATATTGAGGAGTTTGCACACGTAACAGATACAGAGAAAGCAATGGAATTTATAGGCAAGAAGGTAGCTCCTGGCCAGACAAAGGAATACAGGCTCAAAAGGGCTGAAGATGCCCTTAACAGATACCTCCTCCCACATATAGGGATAATCCCGGAAGACAGACTGAAAAAAGCCCATTATCTCGGTAGAATGGTTGTAAGGATTCTCGAACTTTCTGCTGGAACGCGTGAAGTGGATGATAAAGACCATTACGCCAACAAGAGACTGGCTCTGGCCGGTGACCTTATGGAGGACCTTTTCAGAGTCGCCTTCTACAATCTGCTGAGAGATGTAAAGTATCAGCTTGAAAGAGCAGTGGTGAGAGGTAAGGAACCATTCGTCAAAACAGCCGTAAGGAGCGATGTTCTGACTGAACGCATAAGGCATGCTCTGGCAACTGGCAACTGGGTAGGAGGAAGAGCAGGAGTAAGTCAGCTTCTTGACAGAACAAACTATCTCAGTGTTGTGTCCCATCTAAGGAGAGTAGTTTCACCTCTTTCTAGGTCTCAGCCCCACTTTGAAGCAAGAGACCTCCATCCAACTCAGTTTGGGAGGATATGTCCAAGTGAAACTCCAGAAGGACCAAACTGCGGTCTTGTTAAGAATCTTGCTCTTGTATGTGAATTCTCAACAGGCTTGCCGGAAGATGAACTTGAGCCTGTGCTATATCGCATGGGTGTAACGAAAATTGAAAAAGCAGGGGGAACTTAA